AGAGAGTTAATAGAAACTAGAAAGGTACTAAAGAAGTGCCTCTGGGCTATGTTATGAGTTGTCACTGTCACCTAAAGATAATAGCATGCAAAGAGAAACTGCTATGATCTTAAGTGTGTCTTTTTAGTTCTCTGGTATGGAGATCTGTCTGTCAAGGCACTTGTGTGGTGATGGAGCTGTGTAAGTACCTAGATAGATACTCACACTTGAAACTAAAGAGTGATACTTAAATTCATAGCAGCTTCTCTTTAAGCTGTACTAAGTAATTGTGATGCTATTTAAAGTATAATCTTTGATAACAGTCAGTCTTTCTACATGTGGTTGAAGTATTTGTATGGGCTTCCTGGCGAGGACTGTTATGTATATTTAGGGGTGTTCACAGACTCTTACACCCAGCTTCTTAAATAGCTTCTTATTTTGAGTGTCTCAGTTGCAGACACTAAGAAGAACCTTACCTTCTGAAGTAGTGAGCACCTGcagtttctattgacttcagttggagggtgctcagcacctctcgaAATCAGGCACCCTGAATTAGAGACcgtgacttttgaaaatgtagacctTAACTAATGCAGTTACACAAGCTTTGTTTTATTCTGTTTATTAAAGCAAAGGCCAAGTTCTGCTTTTCAGTATGTGTGTATTACTCCCATGGAGCTCACGTGCAACAGAGTGTAGTATTTGGTCATtcatctccattttttttaagaGTGATACTTAAGAATTCTTGTTGTGAAAATCTTGAACCCTACCCTCTTCAGACTGACCTTAGGAGGGCTATgtaaaaaaggaaagagaagcCAGATGTAAGAACCCAGTGTTTTATATTGTTCGGTAGAAGTAGAATAGTGTTTCCTCCATGTTCTCTTTTTGTGTTTCAGATCAAAATGTGTCTTCTGAtagcctgccttcctctgccttcATCAGCTCCAGCGAGCACTTGAATCCTGCCCTCACTAATGTCTGTGAACACCAGAAGAATCTACATAATAAGAGCAGTTAAGTGAGCTTGTTTTTAATACAACTCTTTGGTAATGCTTTTAATGTTTGGccgtttaaaaatattttggtgcCAATCCTGCAAAAACTTGCACAGTTATCAGCAAGTACTTTTAATAAACTTAAGTTTGAAGCCttcatcctgcaaacacatatatACAGGCAGATCTTGATGCTGGTGTATAGTCCTACTGACTTCTTTGGGATGCTATCCTGGTTCAAGGGTCTGCTCACCTGGATCCATTTACAGAATTGGGGCCTTATTTTCTTTAGTTAAAATCCAATGTGaatgtattgttttccttttttgagTTTTGTTTGTCCACCAGCCAAGTGGTTTAAAACTTGGTACAGTGAATGGCTTTAAAAGGGAAGTAGATCAGTTGTTGGGATGTCTGTAGCAGTAAAAGAATATGCAAGTTTGTATGTGTTTAGTCAAAACAAGCTATGGTTGAACATCCATGGAATACAAGTTTTGAAAATAAGGTTGAATACATTTTCTCCAGTGGACAAACATCAAGACATACTGGCTATGTATCTTTActcagttctttttaaaaaaaaaacaaaaaaacaaaaacttattCATAGCTGGCAAAATCCAGGGTGTTGTAGGAAAGGGTGCTGGCAATGCAGTAGATGGCACTGTTCCCTCATGTCTGAATCAGTGTCCCAGCATGATGATTGAAGGCACTGTGTGTTGCTGGAGCTTATACACAAGTGACTTTAAATTGAGGACTCGATCATTCAGAATGGCATGGTATTTTTGCATGGTCTGGTCAAATTGACTCAGTAACTTGCCCCTGCCTGCCTAAAATCCCTCTGAAGTTTCAAATGGTCACAGTATTTTTCACTTTCTGCTCCATTTCAGAAGTATTGCTATGCACCCAGTCCTGCATGACTCCATCCAAATGGCTTCATTTCAGAGGTTGGCAAGATTCCTGGATTTGTGGTATAACAAATTTTGTGTTTTGGGATGTTTGGATGAAGAGTTTTGTGTGGATGTCAGTTATCATCCTTGAAGTTTAAGGAATATTGTGCTAAATGCACATTCCCAGATTGTTTCTTTCAAATGATGtttattaaaagtagtttcatTTTAACTATGGTGCTCAGTAAATGATCCATGTTCAGCTGTATCATTCTGCTAATCTATTAAATTTAATAGCAAAAATGCTTTAATCTCATTACTTTTTTTCCTAGATACCCTAGAAGAAATGCCTTTATAAAGCTACAAATCCATTTCTTTGATTGGACAGAAGTAATTTCAGAAGTGACCCATAATGCCCACAAGTAATAAGTGAAGGCATGAGGCATTCTCCAGAACATAACATTTTTCCCAAAATGGGAGATCTGTCTCTTCTCCAACAGCTGCATAGGGATGTGCTGGTAGGCACTCCTTTAACAAAGAACAGCCAGGATTACGCTTCTTTCCTCAATCCGCATGTTTCACCACAAGATTCATCCGCAAGAGTTAATGAGTCACATAATCAAATATGCCTAGAATCTCCTAACTGGGGCACTTGGAGCCATCAGGACTCTGCTGTTTCAGATGCTCTTGCCCTTGTGACAGATGATAAATCTGATAGCTTTGCAAACACGAGCTCTTCAATGTTCTGTTCACGGGAAATGATACTACTACAGTTAACATTGATCAAGATGATGATTGCCAAAGTACAGTCCCAGGAAACTGAATTCAGCATAAAACAGAAGTACCTTGATATAATAACAATTCTTCTGAAAGAGACAAAAATTGATTCAAAATTAGTAAGCCTTTATAAGTATTTTCAAAATTTTTCATAACACAAAGTAAAAAGTGAGTGTAActtacagtttttttttaacatgtctGCAGATTTGTCTATGCAGTAGTTCTGATAAACTGTTGTCTCACATGGCTTCAAAAAGTATAGCCTCCCTTATATACTTCCAACTAAAGAAAGAGGTGAGTGTGTCAGGTTTCTGGATGGACTTTGAATTTGTACGTAAGCTATCAAAGCAAACATGAGTACTTGTTGGATACATTCCTTCCAGTTTTCCTTACTTGTTCCATCTAACGACAGCTGACCTTCTGCAATAGTTAAATGACACAGAGCAGTCACTGAAAATTTTACAGTGTAACAGTTAAATTTTCTCTCTAGTGGAAAGCCTGCCTACACAGGCGCAGTGCCTGTTGGTGGGAAGAGGTGCTGGAATCCTTCCATGCCCATCAGACTATAGAGTAATAAcagagctgctcccttcctgcatCTGCAGCCTCAAGTCTGTAACACCTGTGTCTACCATGCTCCATCCTTCCAAAAGGAATTTTAGACAATGGATCTGTATACTTGCTAGCATGACTGCTTTGCAGCATGCCATGGGCACATCCCTCAGTGGCCTCCTGCTTCAAAATCTTGCTCTTTGTCAACCCTGGGTACACTGTCTTTTTTCAGAGCCATTTTCAGAAACAGAGTGTAAAAGTAGTACGAGGCAGTGTTGTGGGAGAGGGCCACACTGAGGATGTATTGGGTGAGGAGTGATTTGGTGGAGGAAAGGGAAGATGCTTGGTAAATGTTTCCAGAGACTATTTCAAGTGTGGTAGGAGGGGCATGAAAGGGTATGTTTACAGTGCAACTGGGAGAGATCTAGCGGGACTTGAGCTAGTGCAATAAAAATAGCAAATGTGGATGTTCCACCTCTGGTGGAAGCTTGGGCTCTCAAGGCCACCCAGCCCCCTAGCGTTGAGAACCTGAGCTTCTGCCCGAACCGGAACATCCACAATACCTATTTTTAAAGAACTAGATTGAGTCCTGATAGCGCAAGTCTGTCTACTCAGGTTGGAAGACCGGCTCCTGTTTCCagtatagacgtacccaaagaGAGCATGGAGTGGACAAAGGAGACAAAGGGAGCAGTTAGGGGCTCTGACACGGATCAGGAGAATGTGTAGGAAGAAGTGAGGTCAGAAACGTAGGCAGGAGCAGCGTTCTGAAAGTGAGCATGAATAGTTCTTTTAATGTAAATACATCAAgcttgtggtttttgttttaaaatgcttttaataGTTTTATTTTGTGTCACAAAGATATTCTCTTTAGGCAGTTTGCATTGTAGAATATTAATTGTGCAGCTTGCTGAACTTTATAAATTTCActatatttacatttatttgaaATCTAAATCATTCAGCAAATAAAAATAGGCACCAACCTGTTCATAACTAACAGAATACTTTTCCATTTTGTGTTGTCTGAATGTCCCAGTTACCAAAACTTACTGTTCACCTCACTCACCTAGTCGCAataagtaatatcttttattggaccaacttctgttggtgagagagacaaacagaaattggtccaataaaagatattccctcacccaccttgtctctctaatatcctgggactgacacaggtACAAGGTacaagcggggtttgaggtggaggctgacagctcgtgacccccagtaataaccttttGACCCCCTAagaggtcctgacccccagtttgcgaacccctgggttaatttaattttagcaccctgtgtccattcatgtgcatgtgctattttgagtatttcagttttcacaacataggctcgtcccagattctggaacgagctcaaatgctcagttcgtggagtatgtacataagctatactaaagacaaacccacagtaaccgtctccagtttgtgagggaccccatggagccagtttctaggaaacagctaaatgcatggaggttaagtccattaatggctattagccaggatgggtaaggaatggtgtccctagcttctgtttgtcagagggtggagatggatggcaggagagagatcatttgatcattacctgttaggtttactccctcttgggcacttggcattggccattgtcggtagacaggatactgggctggatggacctttagtttgacccagtatggctgttcttatcttctaacctaaatgaacccaaagttatggagacagatatgagtcaaggaagccagcagagtatcagaaacctggaaaaatctctgactggatgggctcgggctgaggtggttcaaaagttttggacttcttttaagcagaatttttttattgtttctttaaacaatcaaacacagcaagcaacaaatatttggccacacacttctgaaaccccaaaccatattcaggttttggcagactaatttcagcttttcaattaaaaaaccacaacaaattttgaaggaaagcagacattgtccgtgatttttttttctgctttttaaaaccccctagttttcgatccagaaaaagttttgacggaaaatatttatccaacccttttaatgagctttagtgccttttagcactagctgatgctgagaacagtgataccttgtaaagaagttttttcaaaactgggtttgtgccgaaatgcagaaggtttatttttcccagggccgcccgtggatgcggagcaagtggggcaatttgcactgGGCGccgcagaggcccccacgagaatatagtattgtatagtattgcagtTTTtctatggaaggggcccctgaaattgctttgccccaggcctcctgaatcctctgggcggccctgagttcTTGCCTCTGCCACAGTCCTTTTGTGGGACTTTGGATCAATCACATAACTTCACCAGGCTTTGGTTTTCCTGTATGTAATAGGAGGAGGATTTTTGCTTACCAAATGGCTGTTGTGCAGTTTAATGTTTATAAAGGAATGATAGGTGTTTTAGTCAAGCTGCTTGGCACTTCTATATTCTGTCTCTTTGTCCATCCCCACACTTACTCCTTTTAAATGTATCAGTGTATTAACTTACTATGCACAACAgttataacttaaaaaaaaaaaagagtaatatCACATCACATTTTGTGCATAcagaattttttaatttattttttagaaTACATTTAATGTCACCTGGCTCGCTTTTTGTTTGAAGACTCTGTCAGAATTCCCTAAGAGTGATCAAGTAGCAGAATGTCTATGGATTCTTAGAGCTATTATTAGGGACATTTTGAAAGATAAAGATTTGCACAAAGCAGGTACTGTAAGATTTTTTTGATATTAATATACAAGTGTCCACTAGGGGGAGGAAGGCTACTTAGTATCCTTCAGAGAAATCAGCCTGTTTAAAATACTAATGGCAATGGGTTATTTACTTtgtcataataaaaaaaaaatttaaaatgaaaatacagtGCCCCCAGTACACATTGAATTTGAGAGATTATCATGATCTCCTCCTTACTGATGCTATTTCAGTGGTGAAAAGTTGTTTTAAATTATCTGGTTAATTGAATTGTACTTTAGGAACTCCACTTCAACTCTGCttaacattattttatttattatagaTATCCTGAAAAAGGTTTTCACTCCTCTTGATACTGTGCTTGAAGGATTTTACAATTCCATTTTGTCTCATCGTTTTAACTGCTGCCAAGATACTTCACTATATTCTAAAGCTGCAAACAACTTGATCGGATTCATAGATTTTCTTGAAGTTCTTGTGGCGTCAAGAATCCAAATAGAGTCACCTTTCAAATGCCaaagaattttatttttgaatacttcTTGCATCTTGGACCTCACTTATTCATCAGTTGGTTATTTAATCAAGAAGAAGTCCATTATGCTCCTTAAAAAATGCATCCTTTATAAAGCTGGTGAAGATTTCATAAGTGGATCATTACCCACTTTATCCCTACAGGATCCTTATTTGGATAAGGATATGTTAGCACTGGCTAATGTTGTTTTGCAAGCTGTGAATTTGGGGTGGCTGAATCAAATACCTGTTTCTGAAAAAGCCAGCTATTTTGGAGGCAGTGAAGCTCAACCTGAGGATGGCATCCACAGTGGTCCTGACCAAGTAATCCTCAGAGCCTTAAGTTTGGTTTTACTTAAAGCTTTAGAGATCAAGGTCCAGAACGCTTCTAAAGCAGCTGAAATAAAAGGTAATGTTCTGTTTAAATTCATTAAGTAGCATGCATTCTAAAGCTTATAGCTGTTGTAGGCAATTTAAAATTGTTGGCTGAGCTTGCAAAGTCTTATACACAACAGcatttctctgtatgtgtgtgtgtaacacaATTACTTCTAAATTCCAGATCTGACCAATTCGATTTTCAGGGAATTTCTAGGAATTAGTGGCAAGAACCCCATTGATTTTGGAGACAATCAGAACATTGATAGAGGGAACATAGGAACACATGGAGCTACTGTCATCTATTAATACTTTGCAGCATAACAGTACCCCTACTCATCCTCCCAGTAGAGTGTAATATGTTGACACCCTGAATAACAGAAGATAAATAATTGCTCTTCCTGCTGGAATCCCTGGGGTGAATTGTCAGCCATGGGGGCAGccagagggagagaaaagaatCCCTTTCTAACATCTGGCCTCCTCAGTGCCTGCTCCAGATGGGGAAGAGAggaaccagctatccgctccttcccTTACAGTTGGGTGGAAGAAAGGTACtttgggagggagaaaggagagagaccTAACTGCTGGCATGATGCAGAGAATGAGGCCCCGTGTATGGTGAAAGCGGGGCATGAGTGGGGAACAGAAACCCTGGCCTGGTGGGGTGAATGGGGGATTCGGGGAAGGGAGCACACACAGCCTTCGCTGTTGGGGTGCGGGAGTAGGAAGGAGCAACACACAGAGCCTCTGCTATTTGTGGTGGGGAAGTGGGAATGGGAGTGCACGTAGAGCCACTGGCATAGTGAAGAAAATGAGGGACCCTGGTATGAGAGGAGAAGGGAATGGGGTGCACACACAACTACTGCAGAAGGAATATTCAAGCAGGAGTTGCaaggagtccctgaaatagaggggcaTGGGATGGTGGCACCCAGGAAGATTATCAGAAGAATGAAGGGATCCAGTGAGCCCCAGAGATGTACAATGAGCTTGACCTACAGAAGGTACGAAGGGTGCAACCAGCTAGATTAAAACACTATTAAAATGTTAAGAGTAATGACttcacttaactttaagcaaactGAATGTTAAGAACACAATTTAGGCACAGGTGGTTGGGTGATAATAtttatgggttttttgtttgtttgctatattatagacttaaaaTTGCATAATTTTAACTAAATTAACCCTTGGTGGTAGTTACCAGATATTCTAGTtcgggcgggggggagaggggggagggaagggaatggAATGATCCCTGATTTCAGTCTGAAAAGTACCTGAGCATGTATGATGATTGAATGTTCATATTCTTTTGCTGAGAAGCAAAGCAAgcctttaaaaatctaattttagGGTGAACTGCATTGTACTTTTTTACAACAAAGGGAATTCCCATGTTGTAACAAACCTTGCTACAGCATCAGCTTCCATTCAGACAAACGGCAAGGCTATACCATTCAATCCATAGAGCTTTTCCAATACGATCTAAGAAATGCCTTCTGATAATCTAAGATgccattgttttttttaaaatgctgagcacttgttgtttggaaaatcaggcccaaatttGGATTTAAGGAATCTTTTTACTATGCACTGGAATATTGCAGAGGTAAATCTCTCATACGAGGAAGGGTGTTTATATGGTACACATATACCAGGGTTGTTTTTCAAGAGCTGGCCACAGCAATAAAATGGCATGGTAGTCTTGGGAGAATCTGTTTCCTCTTGTATCCTCAGGGCATATGTGGCAATGCAGGTGCTGCTGACATGCATTGTACAGGTAGTATTTAAAATTAGGGGGTGTTGCAATCAGAGTGAAGACTTGCAGGAAAATTGTATATACTTactgaataataaaaataacaggagtacttgtggcaccttagagactaacaaatttatttgagcataagctttcgtttcTAGGTCACCACAGAACTGTACCATGttcgtgggggtggaggggcagaaggagcggccccaagataggacagattcttctgctgggctaagagtaTAACTGGGCCTCTccttctgcccctccacccccacgaaCATGGTACAGTTCTGTGGTGACCTAGAAAATGGACATCTTCCTGAATAATGTAATTTTCTGGCAAGGTTTGGTTTGTATCTCTCAGCATTTATGTTCAGTCACAGCAGTCTCCCAAGATACATATGAGAACCTATCTAAACTTTGAACGTTTTTTCGTCAGAGTAGATTTTGCTGTTTGTATTACCAGTTTCATACATTTTATATTTCCTGCAAaagtttaggccctgattctgcaattcGTTGATGCTAAAAATACTGGACCATAGGGATCTTAGTCTTAACACTGCACCAGGTTATTCCTTTGCATGGGAGGGACCAAGCGGGATAAATTACAGCAAGGTGACCGTATCAGATCATTCTATCTGTGGCACAAGGTGGATTATATCTCACCCCTCTCTCTACATTTGCATTTGCTCGAGGCCAGGGCCAATGGAGACATGCAGTCGGATAGCCAAATGAGAGTCAGAGACCCCAGGGCAAGTGTGGGAACATAGGGTTTCTATGTAGGCGGCCTTGGATTTTTTTACAGCTCACCTGAGACCAGCAGGTTATGGAGATGTAATCTCCATGTTTATTCTGAAGTaagcctgggagagagagagggctgaCTCCATCCCACCCCACAACCATAAAGGTTTCCTCCCAACCCCCCATCTCTTATGTGTGGTCTTTCTGTGGGAGGAAGTGACAAGAGTCTAAGAATCCCATTTTTCAAATAATATACTTGCATATGTCCTTAAATTGCATCAATGCTAACTGTTCTGAAAGTTGTCCTCCACTTGAGCAGTGAAATCTGTGTTTTGCATTAGATTTATAAAAGTAAATATTGTAAGAATTTTTACATATATGTCTGTGCAAAGAGTAACTATGTTGTATTTGAGGTGAAGTGATTTTGCTGATGGCTCTTTGCTTTGATTGCTTTGATTTTTAACTCCATAAGTGGTATCATTCTGCAAGACATTTGTCAATGCAGTGCTAATTCAGTTGAGCTAAGGGATGGGTGCTTGGAAAACTGGGTTCCATATTGTCCACTATTTTTTTAAGGAAATGTGGGTTTGGCTTTTTAATATgaaaaaatgaaagcaaaatttCATAGTTGTGCTCTCTATTTTTAGCAGACTTGCAGAGTTTCATGTCCCGGTTATTGATATTCTTGAAGAAACATCTGAAGTCTTCTCCACATTTTCATCCAAATGTACATCCTTGTGAGTGGCTTTCCATGGTCTTTATAGAACAAGATGATGACATGCTGGAAGCTGCTAAATCGTTGTTAATGGTTTATTTAAAGTTTGATAGGTTGGTATATATATTAATTTTTTGTTAAATCTTTGAAGACAAATTAAACTTTTATTTAGTGAGATCATACAGTTCACAGCAGCAGTATTTTTATATGACCATTACGTAAAGTAAGacaagaaaatacatttttaacaatcTTTAATGGATTTATTGAACTACTTTGTAGGACCTGATAtgattcccattgacatcaacagtAGTTGGAAATCACTGGGAGTCTTACATTGATGTTAGTAGGTTTTGGATCAGACTGTAAATGGTGTTTATAGTAGTCTTTCTATTACGAGTTCAATCCTATCCTCTAATTCACAGTAGCTGACTTCACAGAATTTGAGTGATGGTCAGATGCTGACTAAAAGGCAAGACTTGAGTGTGTTTTGTGAACACTCAACTTTTTAGAGAAGGATTTCACATTATGGTTAAACTTTAAGAATGAATGGATGTTGAATCTGAGGATTGCTGAAGTGAACTGTAATCACACCTTACAGTAATGGCTTCTTAGGCAGGATCCCTGTAACTTGCTGAGAAGTGGCAATACTGATATCTAAAATGTGTTAAGTTCTTGTGCATTATGAATTTATCATGCAAAcccttttgtttcattttcattcaGTTTCCTgtacaggggaggggagatgctGCCCAAATTTATGAAAAGAAACTTGGCTGGGTGAATCACTTCGTAATTTCAAACTTGTTTAATTGCGTTATTGCTAGTAGTGTCTGTTGTTAAATGTtaaggcacccaggtttgaaaatgttggccttaaagTTAGACACCTACATCTATACTTAGGAATCTAAAGAACTTTTTCCAAGGTGTATAGCATCTTGTGAATGAAGTAACCTTTATTgattgtttgtatttttaaaaaaatgtgaaaaggATATCTACTCACATATTCGAGGCACCTTTGACATAACTTATAAATACATATTAAATGGAAGAGTACAGTGTAAGATAACTGACCACCAATGTTTTGGGTATCTTAATGTCCTGGAAGTCATCAAATTAAGGATATTTCAGACCAAGAAGGGGAGCAAATTCCAAAGCTGTCGAGCCCTCACAGCGAACACCGTGCTAGCAGTCCCCTCTTGTTTTTATACCAACAGGGGCTCCAGCTCAAACACCGCTGCTGATCTCAATTGAATTTTGCTGAGTTCAATATATAGATTGGAAAACCTTGCCTTTAATATTAAAGTATAGTAGGATCTGGTGTGTATCCTGCTGATCTCTCATACATTGCTTCTACCTCTGTAGTTAAAATtactaaaaatgttaaacaagaATGTTTATGGAAAATTATTCAGTATTTAAATAGCTGTTCTATTGCATCCCATTTAATCTGTGTTTGGCTAACTTTTCAGGTTGTGGCATGATGCTGCTGGTAACTTAGGCCTTGCAGCAGAAGACGACGAAACCTGGATCTGCCTGACGCATGAGAGTGGCTGTAATCCTCACTGtatctttttatttttcctaaaaAGTATTGCGTTTGATTCCACAGTTCTTCTTGACTTTTTGATTTCATCAGAAACCTGCTTCCTTGAGTATTTTGTAAGATATTTAAAACTTCTGAGAGAAGACTGGCATCATTTTGTCAACATCTCTAACTGCTTTGATATTGCGGCTaaaagaggtgtgtgtgtttcttttgtCACCTCATCCcaccaagaaaaaaaaacttgtctGACAGATTTAAGTTTGGAAAATGCTTGTTGTGATCCAGTACAACACACTCTGGTATCTTTGGCTTCTTCCCAGAAGCCTTCTGTACCCACGGAACAGCAAGGTGATGACCAGGTTGTAAAACCCAACAAGTCTAACTCATTGATATGGACTGATAACACATCTGCATTGGATTGCCTTCAAAGCCTTGTCAATTATGACAGTTCAGAAGATTCTGAATTGGAATCAGTGGGAAAGGAGTGTTTGGCAAACATGAAGCAGATGCCTTCAAACAATCAAGGCAGTACAAAGATAAGGGAAACTATTTGTATGGATGTACATGACAAACTCCATACACTTGAATCTAAAGTGTTGCCCCTGAAACAAAAAAGTTCTAATCCCTTGTCACTTGGGGTATGCAATATGTCTCCAGATAATCCTGTGCCTGTAGAAAGAATGCTTTTCAAATCAATGAAATGTTTGGAAGAACTGCAAAAAGCAATTTCTAGGTTACAGAGAAGAAACCTTTTCCCATACAACCCAGCTGCATTGTTGAAACTGTTGAGTCACATTGAGACAACCAGTAAAA
The nucleotide sequence above comes from Mauremys reevesii isolate NIE-2019 linkage group 10, ASM1616193v1, whole genome shotgun sequence. Encoded proteins:
- the LINS1 gene encoding protein Lines homolog 1 isoform X1 — translated: MRHSPEHNIFPKMGDLSLLQQLHRDVLVGTPLTKNSQDYASFLNPHVSPQDSSARVNESHNQICLESPNWGTWSHQDSAVSDALALVTDDKSDSFANTSSSMFCSREMILLQLTLIKMMIAKVQSQETEFSIKQKYLDIITILLKETKIDSKLICLCSSSDKLLSHMASKSIASLIYFQLKKENTFNVTWLAFCLKTLSEFPKSDQVAECLWILRAIIRDILKDKDLHKADILKKVFTPLDTVLEGFYNSILSHRFNCCQDTSLYSKAANNLIGFIDFLEVLVASRIQIESPFKCQRILFLNTSCILDLTYSSVGYLIKKKSIMLLKKCILYKAGEDFISGSLPTLSLQDPYLDKDMLALANVVLQAVNLGWLNQIPVSEKASYFGGSEAQPEDGIHSGPDQVILRALSLVLLKALEIKVQNASKAAEIKADLQSFMSRLLIFLKKHLKSSPHFHPNVHPCEWLSMVFIEQDDDMLEAAKSLLMVYLKFDRLWHDAAGNLGLAAEDDETWICLTHESGCNPHCIFLFFLKSIAFDSTVLLDFLISSETCFLEYFVRYLKLLREDWHHFVNISNCFDIAAKRGVCVSFVTSSHQEKKTCLTDLSLENACCDPVQHTLVSLASSQKPSVPTEQQGDDQVVKPNKSNSLIWTDNTSALDCLQSLVNYDSSEDSELESVGKECLANMKQMPSNNQGSTKIRETICMDVHDKLHTLESKVLPLKQKSSNPLSLGVCNMSPDNPVPVERMLFKSMKCLEELQKAISRLQRRNLFPYNPAALLKLLSHIETTSKSMNLL
- the LINS1 gene encoding protein Lines homolog 1 isoform X2, translating into MRHSPEHNIFPKMGDLSLLQQLHRDVLVGTPLTKNSQDYASFLNPHVSPQDSSARVNESHNQICLESPNWGTWSHQDSAVSDALALVTDDKSDSFANTSSSMFCSREMILLQLTLIKMMIAKVQSQETEFSIKQKYLDIITILLKETKIDSKLICLCSSSDKLLSHMASKSIASLIYFQLKKENTFNVTWLAFCLKTLSEFPKSDQVAECLWILRAIIRDILKDKDLHKADILKKVFTPLDTVLEGFYNSILSHRFNCCQDTSLYSKAANNLIGFIDFLEVLVASRIQIESPFKCQRILFLNTSCILDLTYSSVGYLIKKKSIMLLKKCILYKAGEDFISGSLPTLSLQDPYLDKDMLALANVVLQAVNLGWLNQIPVSEKASYFGGSEAQPEDGIHSGPDQVILRALSLVLLKALEIKVQNASKAAEIKDLQSFMSRLLIFLKKHLKSSPHFHPNVHPCEWLSMVFIEQDDDMLEAAKSLLMVYLKFDRLWHDAAGNLGLAAEDDETWICLTHESGCNPHCIFLFFLKSIAFDSTVLLDFLISSETCFLEYFVRYLKLLREDWHHFVNISNCFDIAAKRGVCVSFVTSSHQEKKTCLTDLSLENACCDPVQHTLVSLASSQKPSVPTEQQGDDQVVKPNKSNSLIWTDNTSALDCLQSLVNYDSSEDSELESVGKECLANMKQMPSNNQGSTKIRETICMDVHDKLHTLESKVLPLKQKSSNPLSLGVCNMSPDNPVPVERMLFKSMKCLEELQKAISRLQRRNLFPYNPAALLKLLSHIETTSKSMNLL
- the LINS1 gene encoding protein Lines homolog 1 isoform X3, whose product is MRHSPEHNIFPKMGDLSLLQQLHRDVLVGTPLTKNSQDYASFLNPHVSPQDSSARVNESHNQICLESPNWGTWSHQDSAVSDALALVTDDKSDSFANTSSSMFCSREMILLQLTLIKMMIAKVQSQETEFSIKQKYLDIITILLKETKIDSKLICLCSSSDKLLSHMASKSIASLIYFQLKKENTFNVTWLAFCLKTLSEFPKSDQVAECLWILRAIIRDILKDKDLHKADILKKVFTPLDTVLEGFYNSILSHRFNCCQDTSLYSKAANNLIGFIDFLEVLVASRIQIESPFKCQRILFLNTSCILDLTYSSVGYLIKKKSIMLLKKCILYKAGEDFISGSLPTLSLQDPYLDKDMLALANVVLQAVNLGWLNQIPVSEKASYFGGSEAQPEDGIHSGPDQVILRALSLVLLKALEIKVQNASKAAEIKADLQSFMSRLLIFLKKHLKSSPHFHPNVHPCEWLSMVFIEQDDDMLEAAKSLLMVYLKFDRLWHDAAGNLGLAAEDDETWICLTHESGCNPH
- the LINS1 gene encoding protein Lines homolog 1 isoform X4, which encodes MRHSPEHNIFPKMGDLSLLQQLHRDVLVGTPLTKNSQDYASFLNPHVSPQDSSARVNESHNQICLESPNWGTWSHQDSAVSDALALVTDDKSDSFANTSSSMFCSREMILLQLTLIKMMIAKVQSQETEFSIKQKYLDIITILLKETKIDSKLICLCSSSDKLLSHMASKSIASLIYFQLKKENTFNVTWLAFCLKTLSEFPKSDQVAECLWILRAIIRDILKDKDLHKADILKKVFTPLDTVLEGFYNSILSHRFNCCQDTSLYSKAANNLIGFIDFLEVLVASRIQIESPFKCQRILFLNTSCILDLTYSSVGYLIKKKSIMLLKKCILYKAGEDFISGSLPTLSLQDPYLDKDMLALANVVLQAVNLGWLNQIPVSEKASYFGGSEAQPEDGIHSGPDQVILRALSLVLLKALEIKVQNASKAAEIKADLQSFMSRLLIFLKKHLKSSPHFHPNVHPCCGMMLLVT
- the LINS1 gene encoding protein Lines homolog 1 isoform X5, which gives rise to MRHSPEHNIFPKMGDLSLLQQLHRDVLVGTPLTKNSQDYASFLNPHVSPQDSSARVNESHNQICLESPNWGTWSHQDSAVSDALALVTDDKSDSFANTSSSMFCSREMILLQLTLIKMMIAKVQSQETEFSIKQKYLDIITILLKETKIDSKLICLCSSSDKLLSHMASKSIASLIYFQLKKENTFNVTWLAFCLKTLSEFPKSDQVAECLWILRAIIRDILKDKDLHKADILKKVFTPLDTVLEGFYNSILSHRFNCCQDTSLYSKAANNLIGFIDFLEVLVASRIQIESPFKCQRILFLNTSCILDLTYSSVGYLIKKKSIMLLKKCILYKAGEDFISGSLPTLSLQDPYLDKDMLALANVVLQAVNLGWLNQIPVSEKASYFGGSEAQPEDGIHSGPDQVILRALSLVLLKALEIKVQNASKAAEIKDLQSFMSRLLIFLKKHLKSSPHFHPNVHPCCGMMLLVT